In Streptomyces nodosus, one DNA window encodes the following:
- a CDS encoding FAD-dependent oxidoreductase, whose protein sequence is MSISHGSAERLVVIGGDAAGMSAASQARRLKGPGELEIVAFERGHFSSFSACGIPYWVGGAVAARDELIARTPEEHRARAIDLRMRTEVTEIDVAGGRVRARDVDSGAESWTSYDKLVIATGARPIRPDLPGVDAPGVHGVQTLDDGQALLDTLTGVPARRAVVVGAGYIGVEMAEALIARGYEVTVVNRGSEPMATLDPDMGRLVHRAMEGLSITMVNDAEVTKILTGEDGGVRAVGTEAAEFPADVVVLGIGVRPETTLARAAGLPLGEHGGLLTDLAMRVRGHRNIWAGGDCVEVLDLVSGRERHIALGTHANKHGQVIGTNAGGGYATFPGVVGTAVSKVCDLEIARTGLREKDARRAGLQYVTVTIESTSRAGYYPGAAPMTVKMLAERRTGRLLGVQIVGREGAAKRVDIAAVALTARMTVEEMTSLDLGYAPPFSPVWDPVLVAARKAVTAVRDGPG, encoded by the coding sequence ATGAGCATCAGCCACGGTTCGGCCGAGCGTCTGGTCGTGATCGGTGGCGACGCGGCGGGCATGTCCGCCGCGTCGCAGGCACGCCGTCTGAAGGGCCCCGGCGAGCTGGAGATCGTGGCGTTCGAACGCGGTCACTTCTCCTCGTTCTCGGCGTGCGGCATCCCCTACTGGGTCGGCGGCGCCGTCGCCGCACGGGACGAGCTGATCGCGCGGACGCCCGAGGAGCACCGGGCGCGCGCCATCGACCTGCGGATGCGGACGGAGGTCACGGAGATCGATGTGGCGGGCGGCCGGGTCCGCGCACGGGACGTCGATTCCGGGGCCGAGTCCTGGACGTCGTACGACAAGCTGGTGATCGCGACCGGGGCCCGGCCGATCCGCCCCGACCTGCCGGGCGTCGACGCTCCCGGGGTGCACGGTGTGCAGACCCTGGACGACGGCCAGGCGCTGCTGGACACGCTGACCGGCGTGCCGGCGCGCCGCGCGGTGGTCGTCGGCGCGGGCTATATCGGGGTGGAGATGGCCGAGGCGCTGATCGCACGCGGATACGAGGTCACCGTCGTCAACCGCGGCAGCGAGCCCATGGCCACGCTCGACCCGGACATGGGCCGGCTGGTCCACCGGGCCATGGAGGGCCTGAGCATCACCATGGTGAACGACGCCGAGGTCACCAAGATCCTCACCGGGGAGGACGGCGGGGTCCGCGCGGTGGGCACGGAGGCGGCCGAGTTCCCGGCGGACGTGGTGGTGCTCGGCATCGGCGTCCGCCCGGAGACCACGCTGGCCCGGGCCGCCGGACTGCCGCTGGGTGAGCACGGCGGGCTGCTCACGGATCTCGCGATGCGGGTGCGCGGGCATCGGAACATCTGGGCCGGCGGCGACTGCGTCGAAGTCCTCGACCTGGTGTCCGGACGCGAGCGGCATATCGCGCTGGGCACCCATGCCAATAAGCACGGGCAGGTCATCGGCACCAATGCGGGCGGCGGCTACGCCACCTTCCCCGGTGTGGTCGGCACGGCCGTGAGCAAGGTCTGCGATCTGGAGATCGCCCGCACCGGACTGCGGGAGAAGGACGCACGCCGGGCCGGGCTGCAGTATGTGACGGTCACCATCGAGTCCACCAGCCGCGCGGGCTACTACCCGGGCGCCGCCCCCATGACGGTGAAGATGCTCGCCGAGCGCCGCACCGGCCGGCTGCTCGGCGTCCAGATCGTGGGCCGGGAGGGTGCGGCGAAACGGGTGGACATCGCCGCGGTCGCGCTGACCGCACGGATGACGGTCGAGGAGATGACCTCCCTGGACCTGGGCTACGCCCCTCCGTTCTCCCCGGTGTGGGACCCGGTCCTGGTGGCGGCGCGGAAGGCGGTCACGGCGGTGCGTGACGGCCCCGGCTGA
- a CDS encoding DUF4349 domain-containing protein translates to MRTSRTPHTPRSVRPVRVLAATLLTAALALAGCSASAGDKAGDVSSGGRARAAEAASPQQGAVDSSTGGAAKNGAGTPAPAVNAVIRTASLTVRVKDVSRALDETRTAVENAGGFIGHENTSRDARGHERTRLVLRVPAEKYEEVLTALQGTGTLVERTAKAEDVTDQVVDVQSRIASQRASVARVRELMDRATRLSDVVALEGELSSRQADLEALLARQSSLKDRTSLATITLSLSEAPAKKPVKAAEDDRPGFLDALAGGWHVFVTLLRWIALAVGAVLPFAVCAALLVLLWTKVIRPRMPYRPAHAPFSTALDKFPAARTTTGPTGEQEDGSGPRGHGGQEGRAEPEGGTGQD, encoded by the coding sequence ATGCGCACATCACGCACACCGCACACACCACGTTCCGTACGGCCGGTCCGGGTCCTGGCCGCGACCCTGCTCACCGCCGCGCTCGCCCTGGCAGGCTGCAGCGCGAGCGCCGGGGACAAGGCGGGGGACGTGTCGAGCGGCGGCCGGGCCCGGGCCGCCGAGGCCGCGTCACCGCAGCAGGGCGCCGTCGACAGCTCCACCGGCGGCGCCGCGAAGAACGGCGCCGGCACGCCCGCTCCCGCCGTGAACGCCGTCATCCGCACCGCGTCCCTGACGGTGCGGGTCAAGGATGTGTCCCGGGCGCTCGACGAGACGCGGACCGCCGTCGAGAACGCGGGCGGGTTCATCGGCCACGAGAACACCAGCCGCGACGCCCGGGGCCATGAGCGCACCCGGCTCGTCCTGAGGGTGCCCGCCGAGAAGTACGAGGAGGTGCTCACCGCACTGCAGGGCACGGGCACGCTGGTCGAGCGGACCGCCAAGGCGGAGGACGTCACCGACCAGGTCGTCGACGTCCAGAGCCGCATCGCCTCGCAGCGCGCCAGTGTGGCGCGGGTGCGCGAGCTGATGGACCGGGCGACCAGGCTCAGCGATGTGGTCGCCCTGGAGGGGGAACTGAGCTCGCGCCAGGCCGATCTCGAGGCACTGCTCGCCCGGCAGTCGTCTCTGAAGGACCGCACCAGCCTGGCCACCATCACCCTGTCGCTGTCCGAGGCGCCCGCGAAGAAGCCGGTGAAGGCGGCCGAGGACGACCGGCCCGGTTTCCTGGACGCGCTGGCCGGAGGCTGGCACGTCTTCGTCACCCTGCTGCGGTGGATCGCCCTGGCCGTCGGCGCGGTGCTCCCCTTCGCGGTGTGCGCGGCGCTGCTGGTGCTGCTGTGGACCAAGGTGATACGCCCCCGGATGCCGTACCGCCCCGCGCACGCCCCCTTCTCCACGGCACTGGACAAGTTCCCCGCGGCCCGTACGACGACCGGGCCCACCGGGGAGCAGGAGGACGGGAGCGGACCGCGGGGCCACGGCGGGCAGGAGGGCCGGGCGGAGCCCGAGGGCGGGACCGGGCAGGACTGA